In Nitrospira sp., one DNA window encodes the following:
- a CDS encoding alpha/beta hydrolase → MLWFLLALLGVVVVIAIWFGIDTRRAYARITGNSALFSSPLGAIEFTRGGSGVPVLVVHGSGGGYDQGALLATAILGDGFNWIAPSRFGYLRSTFRQGATFDDQADAYVHLLDRLGLPKVAVVALSHGGPSALLFAARYPECVSSLTLVSCGVATPSDAHQAEANQKGDALTTIFKFEILYWIVRKFLRKQLIRLMGASDSVITDLTTEQRTLVNRLIDYMAPVSPRYAGVFFDNKAAMPNGRVAAIRAPTLILHAMDDSLQLFHNAKYAAAHIPGSRLIPFNRGGHLLLAVEQSAIQEEVRKFILTHAGGFNR, encoded by the coding sequence TTGCTCTGGTTTCTCCTTGCGTTGTTGGGTGTCGTTGTTGTCATCGCGATCTGGTTTGGAATTGATACCAGACGCGCATACGCACGAATTACAGGCAACAGCGCGCTCTTTTCCTCGCCGTTGGGAGCTATTGAATTCACGCGAGGAGGATCTGGTGTTCCCGTTCTGGTGGTCCATGGAAGTGGAGGAGGCTACGACCAAGGAGCGCTGCTTGCGACGGCGATACTGGGCGATGGTTTCAACTGGATTGCGCCCTCTCGCTTCGGCTATCTCCGCTCGACTTTCCGTCAAGGCGCAACGTTTGATGACCAAGCGGATGCCTATGTCCATCTTCTCGACCGTCTAGGCCTCCCAAAGGTGGCCGTCGTTGCCTTATCACACGGCGGCCCATCTGCCCTTCTATTTGCAGCACGCTATCCAGAATGCGTATCCTCGCTGACGCTTGTGTCATGCGGGGTAGCCACTCCATCGGATGCACACCAGGCAGAGGCGAACCAAAAGGGCGACGCACTGACGACGATCTTCAAGTTCGAGATTCTCTACTGGATTGTCAGGAAGTTTCTGCGCAAGCAGCTGATTCGGTTGATGGGTGCTAGCGATAGTGTGATCACAGACTTGACCACGGAGCAGCGAACCTTGGTCAATCGGTTGATCGACTATATGGCTCCGGTATCCCCTCGCTACGCCGGCGTCTTCTTTGACAATAAGGCTGCGATGCCCAATGGGCGGGTGGCGGCCATTCGCGCCCCGACGCTCATCCTCCATGCGATGGACGACAGCCTTCAGCTCTTTCACAACGCGAAGTACGCGGCGGCTCACATTCCTGGGTCTCGCTTGATTCCTTTCAATCGGGGAGGCCACCTTCTGCTGGCGGTCGAGCAGTCAGCTATTCAAGAGGAAGTCAGAAAGTTTATCCTGACCCACGCTGGCGGTTTCAATCGGTAA
- a CDS encoding DUF3386 family protein produces the protein MEHTPESSTVTDDPQARELLRRAFEGTARWPRDFKGFTADLTVNVNGKETSGPVIVKSPREVSVQLGDGETQKWAQEQLGMIAVHRGPRSFEESDGKYSLTMEQDSHPFGTKLNIHGSHSFYRIKDNRITQINRKMAHPGMNPIAFTINVEESAITQDQKNLTTKYTVYYYSPTDGKLTNVESFTDTHVRVGSSDLPATRRIVSYEGGQVVVKYLTFKNHKLL, from the coding sequence ATGGAGCATACACCAGAATCTTCGACTGTCACCGATGATCCTCAAGCGCGCGAGTTACTGCGTCGAGCGTTCGAAGGGACCGCTCGGTGGCCAAGAGATTTCAAAGGGTTTACTGCCGACCTCACCGTGAACGTGAACGGGAAAGAAACCAGCGGCCCCGTCATCGTCAAGAGCCCCCGCGAAGTATCCGTTCAGCTCGGCGATGGCGAAACCCAAAAATGGGCGCAAGAGCAACTGGGCATGATCGCCGTCCATCGGGGGCCACGGAGCTTCGAGGAGTCCGACGGAAAGTATTCCTTAACAATGGAGCAAGACAGCCATCCGTTCGGCACCAAACTGAATATCCATGGCTCTCATTCCTTCTACCGGATTAAGGACAACCGCATCACACAGATCAACCGCAAGATGGCCCATCCCGGCATGAACCCGATCGCATTTACAATCAACGTCGAGGAGAGCGCGATCACACAGGACCAGAAGAATCTCACGACCAAGTACACGGTCTATTACTATTCGCCTACCGACGGCAAACTGACCAATGTCGAAAGTTTCACCGACACCCATGTCCGTGTCGGCTCATCGGATCTTCCGGCGACCAGGCGAATTGTTTCCTACGAAGGCGGCCAGGTCGTCGTAAAGTACCTGACCTTCAAGAACCACAAGTTGCTTTGA
- a CDS encoding SGNH/GDSL hydrolase family protein — MEARPSKIKRVTFYATMILISLLVLEVGFRTILAFWIGPRVLFYGSRFQRQTISLAAPPKANHTVGRHTNIQPGYTKYFPHESKSDHVKETGETFRVSINARGFRGREITEAKKPGVTRIVTLGASSTFGFFDKDDETYPYYLEQRLNENSLSNGKFEVINLGIPHLHSEEIVALFLAEAIPLQPDVVTFYEALNDAVRGNPRTNESNSPDTTLSKTLSPFYLLKATYGIVRDHLVMVRFVDSLRWTKITELTFNKRQVDHHITGTSEHFIGNLDMLYRECQRRGITFVALKQQAKSYIVPDADIKGVTYAQEVQMVKDKLDRAGTITFYELVFLTHNVLTTNLENWATSNSVPLVNIVKVLDQDRNVLLSLVHLAPQGNRMIADALAEEVKRLIRR; from the coding sequence ATGGAAGCAAGGCCCTCGAAAATCAAGCGCGTTACTTTCTATGCCACGATGATACTCATCAGTCTTTTGGTGCTTGAGGTGGGATTTCGCACCATACTCGCCTTTTGGATTGGTCCCAGAGTTCTATTCTATGGCTCGCGTTTCCAACGACAGACCATTAGTCTTGCCGCGCCACCTAAAGCTAATCACACCGTCGGCAGGCACACAAATATTCAGCCGGGATACACGAAATATTTTCCTCATGAATCGAAGAGCGACCATGTCAAAGAGACTGGGGAAACCTTTAGGGTATCCATCAATGCACGCGGATTTCGCGGTCGAGAAATCACCGAGGCCAAGAAGCCTGGAGTCACTCGCATCGTCACGCTTGGGGCATCGTCAACGTTCGGCTTTTTTGACAAAGACGATGAAACTTACCCCTACTATCTTGAGCAGAGGTTAAACGAGAACTCTTTATCTAATGGTAAGTTTGAAGTTATCAATCTCGGTATTCCTCACCTCCACTCCGAGGAGATAGTCGCTCTCTTTCTTGCGGAAGCGATTCCTTTGCAGCCAGATGTGGTAACCTTCTACGAAGCACTAAATGACGCTGTTAGAGGAAACCCCAGGACAAATGAAAGTAACTCACCAGACACTACCTTGAGTAAGACACTGTCGCCTTTCTACCTGTTGAAGGCTACGTATGGGATTGTGCGTGACCACCTCGTCATGGTCAGATTTGTCGACAGCCTGCGATGGACCAAGATCACTGAGCTGACGTTCAACAAGAGGCAAGTTGATCATCACATTACTGGTACGAGTGAACACTTCATCGGCAATCTCGACATGCTGTACCGGGAATGCCAACGTCGTGGAATCACTTTTGTGGCTCTCAAGCAGCAAGCGAAGTCCTACATAGTCCCGGATGCTGATATCAAGGGTGTCACGTATGCACAAGAAGTTCAAATGGTCAAAGACAAGCTAGATAGAGCAGGTACAATTACGTTCTACGAACTCGTCTTTCTTACCCATAACGTTCTAACTACGAATCTAGAGAATTGGGCGACCTCCAACAGTGTGCCACTTGTGAACATTGTGAAGGTGCTCGATCAGGACAGGAATGTCTTGCTTAGCTTGGTGCACCTTGCTCCTCAAGGTAATCGCATGATTGCAGATGCGTTAGCCGAGGAGGTTAAGCGGTTGATTCGCCGCTAG
- a CDS encoding DsbA family protein produces the protein MIERYIRAHPEVIEQSLQGLLAKRDAELKERHKAALATKQNELLHDPASPVSGNPNGEVTLVEFYDYRCGFCKKAAPSVTELQKVDPRVRVVYKDFPILGEPSELAAKAALASQAQGKHQAFHEALLASHADMSRAAILKIAVNVGLDPKRLEADMADPKWQAVIDKNRALARDLGISGTPGFIVGNELVPGALDLRGLKELIVRAGHQE, from the coding sequence GTGATCGAGCGCTACATCCGCGCTCATCCGGAAGTGATCGAACAATCGCTGCAGGGATTGCTGGCCAAACGCGACGCGGAACTGAAAGAGCGTCACAAAGCAGCCCTAGCGACGAAGCAAAATGAACTGCTGCACGATCCGGCATCGCCGGTCAGCGGCAATCCGAATGGCGAGGTCACCCTGGTCGAGTTCTATGATTACCGCTGCGGCTTCTGTAAGAAGGCGGCGCCGTCCGTCACGGAGCTTCAGAAGGTAGACCCACGGGTGCGAGTGGTCTACAAGGACTTCCCTATTCTGGGTGAACCGTCGGAGCTGGCGGCCAAGGCTGCGCTCGCATCCCAGGCACAAGGTAAACATCAAGCTTTCCACGAAGCGTTGCTCGCCTCCCACGCCGACATGAGCAGGGCAGCAATTTTGAAGATCGCTGTGAACGTTGGCCTCGACCCGAAACGACTGGAAGCGGACATGGCCGATCCCAAATGGCAGGCCGTCATTGACAAGAATCGGGCCCTCGCCCGCGACCTCGGCATCTCGGGGACACCCGGCTTCATCGTGGGCAACGAATTGGTGCCCGGGGCGTTGGATTTGAGGGGACTGAAAGAGTTAATTGTCCGGGCAGGGCATCAAGAATGA
- a CDS encoding FAD-dependent monooxygenase — protein sequence MVEETDIAIVGAGGGGAVLALALAQKGIKTIVFEQAPGPPQGLRGEILQPNGQHVLDRLGLLGRLPVESTRTVHKFHFCLVGGERLCTVDYSELPPPYNQAVVTLPNVAHHAILNAIERESSASLRYRSSFTGLLREKGRVIGLTAKQGEDSVTVKAKVVIGADGAFSKVREALQIPADLHLYPQGYLIAMLEAALPMDEAKYFVGKRTILGMFPAAGNKVYVFYMIKAGSYDRVKEQGIAALQESWIAIDPADGAIFRTLTDWNQTAFMPTGRVRTPTWVVDGAVLIGDAAHAMNPHASQGRMQAMVDAMTLADLLPECLAANDFSAARLKRYEGSRRPQVTMLQQLADEQVLFWNTANPIIAFLRDRVFRTLDGNARLRYRVLSTTAGLRKEPPFGLMDRLMAAGLLPDPSARDVAARGIR from the coding sequence ATGGTCGAAGAAACCGACATCGCCATAGTGGGAGCGGGTGGAGGAGGGGCCGTGCTGGCACTTGCATTGGCCCAGAAGGGGATCAAGACCATCGTCTTCGAGCAGGCACCAGGACCACCGCAGGGATTGCGCGGCGAGATCCTACAGCCGAACGGACAACACGTGCTTGATCGCTTGGGGCTTCTGGGTCGATTGCCGGTCGAGTCCACCAGGACGGTGCACAAGTTTCATTTTTGCCTGGTCGGTGGCGAGCGGCTGTGCACGGTGGACTACAGCGAACTCCCTCCACCGTACAATCAAGCCGTGGTCACACTGCCGAATGTGGCGCACCATGCCATTCTGAACGCGATCGAACGTGAATCCTCCGCCTCATTGCGGTATCGATCGTCATTCACCGGTCTGCTTCGAGAGAAGGGGCGAGTCATTGGGTTGACCGCGAAGCAAGGTGAAGACAGCGTGACCGTGAAGGCGAAGGTAGTCATTGGAGCAGATGGAGCATTTTCAAAGGTTCGAGAGGCCTTGCAGATCCCGGCCGATCTTCATCTCTACCCACAGGGCTATTTGATCGCCATGTTGGAAGCAGCGCTTCCCATGGACGAAGCGAAGTATTTTGTCGGTAAGCGAACGATCCTCGGGATGTTTCCCGCTGCCGGAAACAAGGTCTATGTTTTTTACATGATCAAGGCCGGTTCATATGATCGTGTGAAAGAGCAAGGCATCGCTGCACTACAAGAATCCTGGATCGCGATCGATCCTGCCGATGGGGCCATCTTCCGTACATTGACCGACTGGAATCAAACCGCCTTCATGCCGACCGGGCGTGTTCGGACTCCAACCTGGGTGGTCGACGGCGCAGTGCTGATCGGGGATGCGGCGCATGCGATGAATCCTCATGCGTCGCAGGGGCGCATGCAGGCGATGGTGGATGCCATGACGCTGGCCGATCTCTTGCCTGAATGTCTGGCGGCGAACGACTTCTCCGCTGCAAGGCTCAAGAGATACGAAGGTTCGCGACGGCCTCAGGTCACGATGCTGCAACAGTTGGCTGATGAACAGGTGCTGTTCTGGAACACGGCGAATCCGATCATCGCCTTTCTCCGGGACCGCGTCTTCCGCACGCTGGACGGCAATGCACGGCTCCGGTATCGTGTCCTATCGACGACAGCCGGACTCCGCAAGGAGCCTCCGTTTGGCTTGATGGATCGACTGATGGCAGCCGGATTGTTACCGGATCCTTCAGCCCGAGATGTGGCGGCGAGAGGCATTCGGTAA
- a CDS encoding MBL fold metallo-hydrolase, with protein sequence MAKITEIAPDLFRITTFVEPFNIQFSQFLMRDDQPLLFHTGPRALFPEIKAAVASLIEPQTLRWIGFSHFESDECATVPEWQQLAPHSQAVCSVVGKMVSVDDCLALRPAKGMVDGEVIETGRYRFRFLSTPHVPHCWEAGLLFEETERTLLCSDLFHQNGDVEPITDSDVIDRCRKTLVDYQQGPLANYVPYCSLTETTLQRLAALQPKRLATMHGSVYMGDGSKALHDLATVWREVLSSPS encoded by the coding sequence ATGGCGAAGATCACCGAGATCGCTCCGGATCTATTCCGCATCACGACCTTCGTTGAACCATTCAATATTCAGTTCAGTCAGTTCTTGATGCGCGACGATCAGCCGCTGCTGTTTCATACCGGCCCACGCGCACTCTTTCCCGAGATCAAAGCCGCCGTGGCGTCGCTGATCGAGCCGCAGACTTTGCGCTGGATCGGGTTCAGCCATTTTGAGTCCGACGAATGTGCGACAGTGCCGGAATGGCAGCAACTGGCTCCGCATTCGCAAGCGGTGTGCAGTGTGGTGGGCAAGATGGTCAGCGTCGATGATTGCCTGGCGCTTCGCCCAGCCAAAGGGATGGTCGACGGCGAAGTGATCGAGACCGGACGATACCGTTTCCGTTTTCTATCGACGCCGCATGTTCCACATTGCTGGGAAGCGGGGCTGCTGTTCGAAGAAACAGAACGGACGCTTCTGTGCTCGGATCTCTTTCACCAAAACGGGGACGTCGAACCGATAACGGATTCGGACGTGATCGACCGCTGTCGGAAGACGCTAGTGGACTATCAGCAAGGCCCGTTGGCGAATTATGTGCCCTATTGTTCGTTGACGGAGACGACGCTGCAGCGCCTGGCTGCACTACAACCGAAGCGGCTGGCCACCATGCACGGCTCTGTCTACATGGGCGATGGAAGCAAAGCGCTTCACGATCTGGCTACTGTTTGGCGGGAGGTTCTGAGCTCACCGTCATGA
- a CDS encoding TPM domain-containing protein, protein MKARAERLTIGIAFFSLILVLWTAGIQASLYERPKERIPLPSPIGYVSDHAQVVEQQWKDRIRSVCIDLEKKSGVEMVIVTVPSIKPYPSAKHYADALYEKWQIGSTQQEHGLMVLVAVQERQAAMALGRKMFPVITPTVRSEVSRDYLQPAIEQGHFGEGLYRTAVALATPAQEVRLDTPLRPRIKGLGIWITLGTTIAVVSFFWWLSRPDLRHPYRRIQKGEYWGTGQGGFGGNWGGFGGGTSGEGWR, encoded by the coding sequence ATGAAGGCTCGAGCAGAGAGACTCACCATAGGAATTGCCTTCTTCAGCCTGATACTCGTACTGTGGACTGCCGGCATACAAGCATCGCTCTATGAGAGGCCAAAAGAACGTATACCGCTTCCCAGTCCGATTGGGTATGTCAGCGATCATGCACAAGTGGTGGAGCAACAGTGGAAGGACCGCATCAGATCCGTCTGCATCGATCTTGAAAAGAAAAGCGGCGTAGAGATGGTGATTGTGACGGTCCCCAGCATCAAACCGTACCCATCGGCCAAACACTATGCAGACGCGCTGTATGAAAAATGGCAAATCGGTTCGACGCAACAGGAACATGGGTTGATGGTCTTAGTGGCAGTGCAGGAACGGCAAGCCGCGATGGCGTTGGGGCGCAAAATGTTTCCGGTCATCACGCCCACTGTCAGGAGCGAGGTCAGTCGCGACTATCTTCAGCCTGCGATCGAACAAGGACATTTCGGAGAAGGGTTGTATCGAACGGCGGTCGCCTTGGCGACACCGGCGCAAGAAGTGAGGCTTGATACACCCTTACGACCTCGAATCAAGGGACTCGGAATCTGGATTACGCTTGGCACGACCATCGCCGTCGTGTCGTTTTTTTGGTGGCTCAGCCGTCCCGATCTACGACACCCCTATCGACGCATCCAGAAAGGTGAATACTGGGGAACCGGCCAAGGAGGTTTCGGCGGCAACTGGGGTGGCTTTGGCGGCGGCACGAGTGGGGAGGGGTGGAGATAG
- a CDS encoding DUF5069 domain-containing protein, producing MDLRKDFPRSMRFKLGGYAHLARMIDKCRAVLAGTEGEYIYPCPMDERLLEFAGITSDQFTVAVEVNSTDEGVVKWLEQTAQPHQPAEVEEWNQQLLARGPSSPESATKFNKYLTAIDPSRTDITAWSDLQDLEEGRVVPSQEPARHCQ from the coding sequence ATGGATTTGCGCAAAGACTTTCCCCGCAGCATGCGATTCAAGCTGGGGGGGTATGCCCACCTTGCCCGCATGATCGACAAATGCCGGGCAGTGCTTGCCGGAACCGAAGGCGAGTATATCTATCCCTGTCCAATGGACGAACGGCTGCTGGAGTTTGCGGGCATCACCAGCGACCAGTTCACGGTTGCGGTGGAGGTCAATTCGACCGATGAGGGAGTCGTGAAGTGGCTTGAGCAAACGGCGCAACCACACCAGCCTGCCGAGGTGGAAGAATGGAATCAGCAGCTGTTGGCACGCGGACCAAGTTCTCCTGAAAGTGCGACCAAGTTCAACAAATACCTGACCGCCATCGATCCATCACGAACCGACATCACTGCTTGGTCGGATTTGCAAGATTTGGAAGAAGGACGGGTCGTTCCCAGCCAAGAGCCGGCACGTCATTGTCAGTAG
- a CDS encoding NAD(P)H-binding protein encodes MKITVIGASAGVGLQATRLALEKGHEVISLSRRSVPLPGHAKLKRVQGSATNPSDVRAAVDEADAVLVTLGVKSPFATTLFSDSARLLLQVQQETGSSPTLIVLTGFGAGDSWSYNPLPMKLLFTLLLKAVYADKSEQERVIASGYPRWEIVRPGRLTNGIMTGHYRVLDNLVKGMRVGAISRPDVAHFMVAQAEQPTYLGKSVALTY; translated from the coding sequence ATGAAGATCACCGTTATCGGAGCTTCGGCCGGTGTGGGACTCCAAGCTACGCGGCTCGCCCTTGAAAAGGGGCATGAGGTTATCAGCCTATCGCGTCGCAGCGTTCCTCTTCCAGGTCACGCTAAGCTCAAACGGGTACAGGGTAGTGCGACAAACCCAAGTGATGTGCGGGCCGCAGTGGATGAAGCAGACGCCGTTCTTGTGACCCTCGGCGTGAAAAGCCCCTTTGCCACCACGCTGTTTTCCGACTCTGCACGCCTCCTGCTACAGGTGCAACAGGAGACCGGTTCCTCCCCAACGCTAATCGTGTTAACGGGTTTCGGTGCAGGCGACAGCTGGAGCTATAACCCTCTTCCCATGAAGCTCCTCTTTACCTTGCTCCTCAAGGCAGTCTATGCGGACAAGAGTGAACAGGAACGTGTGATAGCCAGTGGTTATCCACGCTGGGAAATCGTGCGCCCGGGCCGGTTGACCAACGGCATCATGACGGGCCATTATCGAGTGCTGGACAACCTTGTGAAAGGCATGCGAGTGGGCGCCATTTCTCGTCCTGATGTGGCGCATTTCATGGTGGCACAGGCGGAGCAGCCGACATACCTCGGCAAGTCTGTTGCCCTCACCTACTGA